Proteins encoded by one window of uncultured Draconibacterium sp.:
- a CDS encoding glycosyltransferase family 4 protein, with protein MNKKVLIITYYWPPAGGPGVQRVLKFAKYLPEFGWDPIILTVSDGEYPAIDESLAKDIPNNCKVYKTKALEPNFFYRKFTGMKAGEKIPVANLAQKNVSWKKKLANWVRLNLFIPDAKIGWIPYAVSEGKRIIKKENPDIIFSSSPPPTVHLIAKKLAKWSKIKWVADFRDPWTKIHYLQNQKVNPVSKRRNERLERNVVNECNKASCVSANFINLITENRKDKFEIITNGYDIETDGIAKPTKPNEKFTILYIGGLTWNRYYKSFFIWLIELINNGDLDRNKVRIKLAGSIEPTIKREIEEMFSELNILDLEGYLPHSEAISLMQKADLLLLFLEQVEGYEGHIPGKLFEYLSTYNRILGLGNTGGESSQILENSNAGKIFEPRNEQEIKKYIISEFCNWQNGKKSEINSSNIDKFSRRQLTEQLATLFEKL; from the coding sequence ATGAATAAAAAAGTACTCATAATTACGTATTACTGGCCACCGGCGGGAGGACCGGGTGTACAACGGGTACTCAAATTTGCGAAGTACCTGCCTGAATTTGGCTGGGATCCTATTATTCTTACCGTATCCGATGGAGAATACCCTGCCATTGATGAGTCGCTGGCTAAGGACATTCCCAATAATTGTAAGGTATATAAGACCAAAGCACTCGAACCTAACTTTTTCTACCGAAAATTTACGGGGATGAAGGCAGGGGAAAAAATACCCGTAGCCAACCTGGCGCAAAAAAATGTGAGCTGGAAAAAGAAACTGGCAAACTGGGTACGTTTGAACCTTTTTATTCCTGATGCAAAAATTGGCTGGATTCCTTACGCAGTAAGTGAGGGAAAAAGAATCATAAAAAAAGAAAATCCGGATATCATCTTTTCGTCTTCACCTCCACCTACCGTGCACCTCATCGCAAAAAAGCTGGCCAAATGGAGCAAAATTAAATGGGTAGCCGATTTTCGCGATCCATGGACAAAAATACACTACCTGCAAAACCAAAAAGTCAACCCAGTATCGAAAAGACGAAACGAAAGGCTCGAACGTAATGTGGTTAACGAATGCAACAAAGCCTCCTGTGTCAGTGCTAATTTTATTAATCTTATTACCGAAAATCGAAAAGATAAGTTTGAAATTATTACGAACGGATACGATATTGAAACAGATGGCATTGCCAAACCAACCAAACCAAACGAAAAGTTTACAATTCTATATATCGGAGGCCTGACCTGGAATCGCTATTATAAGTCTTTCTTTATCTGGCTTATTGAATTAATCAATAATGGTGACTTGGATCGAAATAAGGTAAGGATTAAATTAGCAGGGAGTATTGAGCCCACAATTAAAAGAGAAATTGAAGAGATGTTTAGTGAACTTAACATCCTTGACCTAGAAGGTTATCTTCCTCATTCCGAAGCTATTTCCCTGATGCAGAAGGCCGATTTACTTTTACTTTTCCTTGAACAGGTTGAAGGTTACGAAGGACACATTCCAGGAAAACTATTTGAGTACCTTTCAACATACAACCGAATACTCGGACTAGGCAATACAGGAGGAGAATCTTCACAAATACTGGAAAATTCAAATGCAGGAAAAATATTTGAGCCTCGAAATGAACAGGAAATAAAAAAGTACATTATATCTGAATTCTGCAACTGGCAAAACGGAAAGAAATCGGAAATCAACTCCTCGAACATCGATAAATTTTCAAGAAGACAACTTACAGAACAACTGGCAACTTTATTTGAAAAGCTATGA
- a CDS encoding D-glucuronyl C5-epimerase family protein: protein MKKVLFMLKKMIADFKSPKQRYPIVKDMHSSTLGDYYFVFNENRVSAGKDQALINKFDENGIPINKTYIDVKDKDFVYFPISIGQMGLAIFNTYLNTKSENDKNRFLKFAEWFYTNAEISENLGARWLTEVKLPAYRTPENWQSAFSQSRGISILLRAYQLTGKEEYAKMAEKALISFTKPVSEGGVTSFTQWGPFYEEYTSSVPTLVLNGKIFALCGLYDFIRVFPENELARKLYDEGIETIKNCLPAYDMGFWSRYNLCEASWYPKIDPATISYQKLHVTQLKMLHQLTDEKIFKDYMLKFDKQNTLFNAFRMYFIKFRALRKLGRL, encoded by the coding sequence ATGAAGAAAGTTTTATTTATGTTGAAGAAAATGATAGCAGATTTTAAATCGCCAAAACAACGCTATCCGATTGTAAAAGACATGCACTCTTCCACCTTGGGAGATTATTACTTTGTTTTTAACGAAAATCGTGTATCTGCAGGAAAAGATCAGGCCTTAATAAATAAATTTGACGAAAACGGGATACCTATTAACAAAACATACATTGATGTAAAAGACAAAGACTTTGTCTACTTCCCTATTTCTATTGGACAAATGGGGCTTGCAATCTTCAACACCTATTTAAATACAAAATCAGAAAATGACAAAAACCGTTTTTTAAAGTTTGCTGAATGGTTTTATACCAATGCCGAAATATCTGAGAATCTGGGGGCAAGATGGCTAACTGAAGTTAAACTTCCTGCTTATCGAACACCTGAAAACTGGCAGTCGGCCTTCTCGCAAAGCAGGGGTATTTCCATACTACTCAGAGCTTATCAACTAACGGGCAAAGAAGAATATGCGAAGATGGCAGAGAAAGCACTTATTTCCTTTACAAAACCTGTCTCAGAGGGAGGAGTAACATCTTTTACGCAATGGGGGCCTTTCTATGAAGAATATACTTCTTCGGTCCCAACATTAGTGCTTAACGGAAAGATATTTGCGCTTTGCGGTCTTTACGACTTTATACGTGTATTCCCGGAAAATGAACTTGCGCGCAAGTTATACGACGAGGGAATTGAAACTATTAAAAACTGTCTACCTGCTTATGACATGGGATTCTGGTCGCGATACAATTTATGCGAAGCTTCATGGTATCCCAAAATCGATCCAGCTACTATATCGTATCAAAAGCTACATGTAACTCAGTTGAAAATGCTTCATCAATTAACTGATGAAAAAATTTTTAAAGATTACATGCTGAAGTTCGATAAACAAAATACTTTGTTTAATGCTTTTAGGATGTACTTTATTAAATTCAGGGCGTTAAGAAAATTGGGGAGATTGTAA
- a CDS encoding glycosyltransferase family A protein: MKLQQTHRFKMNIEFLISTTNRLETQFLNKIFENIAMNNFNAIVINQCYQVEPKQLKSDNTHIDIHSVRDKGLSKSRNLALKNASRDICVVADDDLVYLKDCIERINQVYEEDKNLDVAVFQIITPDGEPYKRYSPNSYLIKKGKDQLKISSVEISFRLKSIKENGIEFNENLGLGAKYTKGEEAVFINECIRHGLKVKYFPIPIVYHPKESSGKTFSKPNIIANGIVYFKLFRFISPLVSLYFSIKKYSRYKRKYSFVNYLYLTLRGCYIGFLGI; encoded by the coding sequence TTGAAGCTACAACAAACTCATAGATTTAAGATGAACATTGAATTTTTAATTTCGACTACAAACAGACTAGAAACACAATTCCTAAATAAGATTTTTGAGAATATTGCAATGAATAATTTTAACGCAATTGTCATTAATCAATGTTATCAAGTTGAGCCAAAACAACTTAAATCTGACAATACTCATATTGATATTCATTCAGTTAGAGATAAAGGTTTGTCTAAGAGTCGAAATCTGGCTTTGAAAAATGCTTCAAGAGATATTTGTGTTGTTGCCGATGATGACTTGGTTTATTTAAAAGACTGTATTGAACGAATTAATCAAGTATATGAAGAAGATAAAAATCTGGATGTAGCCGTTTTTCAAATAATCACTCCCGATGGAGAACCATATAAAAGGTATTCCCCTAATTCTTATCTTATTAAGAAGGGCAAGGATCAGTTAAAAATATCATCGGTTGAAATTTCCTTCAGATTAAAAAGTATAAAAGAAAATGGGATTGAGTTTAATGAGAATTTGGGATTGGGGGCAAAATATACGAAAGGTGAAGAAGCTGTATTTATTAATGAGTGTATCAGACATGGTTTGAAAGTAAAATATTTTCCCATTCCTATTGTTTATCACCCTAAAGAATCATCAGGCAAAACTTTTTCTAAACCAAATATTATTGCCAATGGAATAGTTTATTTTAAATTATTCCGATTTATATCTCCATTAGTAAGTCTTTATTTTTCAATAAAAAAATATAGCAGGTATAAAAGGAAATACAGTTTTGTAAATTACCTATACTTAACGCTCAGAGGTTGCTATATCGGTTTTCTCGGAATTTGA
- a CDS encoding sulfotransferase domain-containing protein, with amino-acid sequence MTLTKFIHFIRYLIFSFILKFKNFNHDKSILIFSEARGGSTWLMELLKVIPRTCINWEPLHLKRGVVPASYRFGSRPYLPDNEKNTDYLALFEEIHTLKRANTWTTKLLTYRTLTESNLVITKYVRANLLVPFLLNNFSYKYSPIFLLRHPVDTCISQIKAFDNGDFSIQPFGIPDCINNERFYEHYDYIKSLRSKLEQKIAIWCLNNCPTINRIHELDVQIIFYSDLVLNPKLELQKILDSYDINVDSKSLKNLNFTKASRTDFNNELKNLPEEQLYKNFKKLDEETKEKIQNVFDHFEFRLYCAFSPFPAKEKLLA; translated from the coding sequence ATGACTTTAACGAAGTTTATTCATTTCATCAGATACTTGATATTCTCATTTATTCTAAAATTTAAAAATTTTAATCACGACAAAAGCATACTGATTTTTAGTGAAGCCAGAGGTGGAAGTACCTGGTTGATGGAACTATTGAAGGTTATTCCAAGAACCTGCATTAATTGGGAACCTTTGCATTTAAAAAGAGGAGTTGTACCTGCGTCATACCGTTTTGGATCGAGACCATATTTACCCGACAATGAGAAAAACACTGATTACCTGGCACTATTTGAAGAAATTCACACATTAAAGCGCGCCAATACATGGACCACGAAACTTTTAACATACAGAACATTAACAGAGAGTAATCTTGTAATCACAAAATATGTTCGGGCTAATTTGTTAGTACCTTTTTTACTAAATAATTTTAGCTATAAATATTCACCTATCTTTCTTCTTCGACATCCCGTTGACACTTGTATATCTCAAATAAAAGCTTTTGATAATGGCGACTTTTCCATTCAGCCTTTTGGTATTCCGGATTGCATTAACAATGAACGGTTTTACGAACATTACGACTACATCAAATCACTTAGAAGTAAACTGGAACAGAAAATTGCAATTTGGTGTTTAAACAACTGCCCTACAATAAATCGCATTCACGAGCTTGATGTTCAAATCATTTTTTATTCTGACTTAGTTTTAAATCCAAAACTGGAATTACAAAAGATATTGGATAGTTATGACATTAATGTTGATAGCAAATCGTTGAAGAACTTAAATTTTACTAAAGCTAGTCGTACTGATTTTAACAACGAGCTCAAAAATCTTCCGGAAGAACAATTGTATAAGAACTTTAAAAAACTTGATGAGGAAACAAAAGAAAAAATTCAGAATGTTTTTGATCATTTCGAATTTAGGTTATACTGTGCATTCTCTCCTTTCCCTGCTAAAGAAAAACTATTGGCTTAA
- a CDS encoding glycosyltransferase has product MPTKNNNPIVSICCTVYNHEKFLEDTFNGFLSQEVDFPIEIVINEDCSSDSSAEIIRKYEQLYPHIVKPVYQSVNQYSLGKKPLTQLVLPRAKGKYIAICEGDDYWTDPKKLQIQVDEMEKRPECQMSFHPAQKLNQQTGELFTISRHHKENKIIDPKNIIKADGGYCPTASLMFRKKIIDNLPDLVYDAPVGDYFLQVLGSIADGALYIDRVMSVYRTETGIGWKDRLDNLDRKKIFVDNYITSIEELNEYLKFVFCDSFMYLKSKIYLRYAIQFLKGRRIDDFRSHIEKSYALFQLKTIELSLLYHLRYFPRFLMLVCRIKNYFIKN; this is encoded by the coding sequence ATGCCGACGAAGAATAATAATCCAATAGTGAGTATATGTTGTACCGTTTATAATCATGAAAAATTCTTGGAAGATACTTTTAATGGTTTTTTAAGTCAGGAGGTAGATTTTCCAATCGAAATAGTGATTAATGAGGATTGTTCTTCGGATAGTTCAGCCGAAATTATTCGAAAATATGAGCAATTATATCCTCATATTGTTAAGCCTGTTTATCAATCCGTAAACCAATATTCACTCGGGAAAAAGCCTTTAACGCAATTGGTGCTTCCTCGAGCCAAAGGTAAATACATTGCAATATGTGAAGGCGATGACTATTGGACTGATCCCAAGAAACTACAAATTCAGGTGGATGAAATGGAAAAAAGACCAGAGTGCCAAATGAGTTTTCACCCAGCTCAAAAACTGAATCAACAAACAGGAGAGCTTTTCACCATATCAAGACATCATAAAGAAAACAAAATAATAGATCCGAAGAATATTATAAAAGCTGATGGAGGCTATTGCCCTACTGCCTCACTTATGTTCAGAAAAAAGATAATTGATAATCTGCCAGACTTGGTATATGATGCACCTGTAGGGGATTATTTTTTACAGGTTTTGGGATCGATTGCGGATGGAGCTTTATATATTGATAGGGTCATGAGCGTTTACCGCACAGAAACAGGAATAGGTTGGAAGGACAGACTTGACAATTTGGACAGAAAGAAGATATTTGTAGATAATTATATAACCAGCATAGAAGAACTTAATGAATATTTGAAATTTGTCTTTTGCGATTCTTTTATGTACCTAAAGTCTAAGATATATTTGCGATATGCAATACAATTTTTGAAAGGAAGAAGGATTGATGATTTTCGTTCTCATATAGAAAAATCGTATGCATTATTTCAGCTTAAAACCATCGAACTATCTTTATTATATCATCTAAGATATTTCCCCAGATTCCTAATGTTAGTTTGTCGAATCAAAAACTACTTCATTAAAAATTAA
- a CDS encoding acetyltransferase has translation MTDFTTVKEINILGYSGMYLALIFETLHSLQYQGKVSIYKNDGEKRSEAPFESGINYQVFDVRDLKAFPDSGFAFCSNKPSTKTFLMEFFVKKWNLKKDNFTSIIHPSSVIASTAIINPGFYMEPLSVISSYCEIGFGVTVNRNCSIGHHTKIHDFCSVHPGANLAGNIRLGEGVTIGSGTTVFNHVKIGKNSIIGGGSVVTKDIPDNVLAFGNPCKVIKEF, from the coding sequence ATGACGGATTTTACAACAGTAAAAGAGATTAACATTCTAGGTTATAGTGGAATGTACCTGGCTTTGATTTTTGAAACATTACATTCATTGCAGTATCAAGGGAAAGTCAGTATTTATAAGAATGACGGAGAAAAAAGATCAGAAGCTCCTTTTGAGTCCGGGATTAATTATCAAGTATTTGATGTCCGGGATTTGAAAGCTTTTCCTGATAGCGGTTTTGCTTTTTGCAGCAATAAACCTTCTACGAAGACCTTTTTAATGGAATTTTTTGTTAAAAAGTGGAACCTTAAAAAAGATAATTTTACTTCAATTATACATCCATCAAGCGTTATTGCGTCAACTGCAATAATAAATCCAGGTTTTTATATGGAGCCGCTTTCTGTTATTTCTTCTTACTGTGAGATTGGTTTTGGTGTTACAGTAAACCGTAATTGTTCGATTGGTCATCATACGAAAATTCATGACTTTTGCTCTGTACATCCTGGAGCAAACTTAGCTGGAAACATCAGGCTTGGAGAGGGAGTAACAATCGGATCGGGAACAACCGTTTTTAATCATGTTAAGATTGGAAAGAATTCCATAATTGGAGGAGGGAGTGTAGTAACCAAAGATATTCCGGATAATGTTTTGGCTTTTGGTAATCCATGTAAAGTAATTAAGGAATTTTAA
- a CDS encoding 3-keto-5-aminohexanoate cleavage protein has protein sequence MEKIIVNFCPTGMIPNKKDTPYIPVSASEIIEQVHEAYELGITIAHLHARDKNEVPTYRKGVYQTIFEGVRKNCPDLVICGSTSGRNFPEFEKRSEVIELKPDMCSLTLSSLNFPKQASLNAPEMIGRLIAKMKEYGVSPELECFDLGMINYGKYLLKKQMMEGRQYWNLIFGNIAGMQSVESHFQLALDDLPANHYVGFGGIGKFQLSTIEWAIENGVGVRVGLEDNIWWDRKNNELASNMQLIKYVHTVIEKTGKKLMPAKEFGNDGFYNSKRD, from the coding sequence ATGGAAAAAATAATCGTGAATTTTTGCCCTACAGGAATGATTCCGAATAAGAAAGATACACCCTATATCCCGGTTTCAGCTTCTGAAATTATAGAGCAGGTGCATGAGGCCTACGAATTGGGTATTACCATTGCTCACTTGCATGCAAGGGATAAGAATGAGGTTCCTACATACCGAAAAGGAGTTTATCAAACCATATTTGAAGGAGTAAGAAAAAATTGTCCGGATTTGGTAATATGCGGGAGTACTTCGGGGCGTAATTTTCCCGAATTTGAAAAACGCTCCGAGGTAATTGAGTTGAAACCGGATATGTGTTCTTTGACACTGAGTTCGCTCAATTTTCCGAAACAGGCATCGCTAAACGCTCCTGAAATGATCGGGCGGCTAATAGCAAAAATGAAGGAATACGGAGTATCTCCTGAGTTGGAGTGTTTTGATTTAGGAATGATAAATTACGGGAAATATTTGCTAAAAAAGCAAATGATGGAAGGTAGGCAATACTGGAATCTTATTTTTGGGAATATAGCAGGGATGCAATCCGTCGAATCGCATTTTCAACTCGCTTTGGATGATCTTCCTGCAAACCATTATGTTGGTTTTGGTGGAATTGGAAAATTTCAACTTTCAACCATTGAATGGGCGATAGAAAATGGCGTAGGAGTTAGAGTAGGATTGGAAGATAATATTTGGTGGGACAGGAAAAATAACGAACTGGCCAGTAATATGCAGCTGATTAAATATGTTCACACAGTAATTGAAAAAACCGGGAAAAAATTAATGCCCGCAAAAGAGTTCGGAAATGACGGATTTTACAACAGTAAAAGAGATTAA
- a CDS encoding WbqC family protein, whose product MKYFNFNMKLALHQPYFFPYIGYFSLMHAADVFMFFDNVQYVRKSWMSRNRILKPNREQFQYINIGLKKPVYKSKLPDCELISNSEWKNKILVQLEHYKKRAPYYRETIELLDVIFEEEERSLLQFNIRSIKTIASLLKIDTAIELFSNIEGEVEIAIEPGLWGLNTCLAFGADSYINAPGGEIFYPKKNFIEAGVKLGFIQHQLTPYNQHNSGFIGGLSIIDVLMFCGIENSAKLVRDYSVKWIN is encoded by the coding sequence ATGAAATATTTCAACTTCAATATGAAACTTGCGCTCCATCAACCTTATTTTTTTCCATATATTGGCTATTTCAGTCTAATGCATGCCGCTGATGTATTTATGTTTTTTGATAACGTTCAGTATGTTCGTAAGAGTTGGATGTCGCGTAATCGTATTTTAAAGCCAAATAGAGAACAATTTCAATACATTAATATTGGATTAAAAAAACCGGTTTATAAATCTAAACTTCCGGATTGCGAGCTAATCTCGAATAGTGAATGGAAAAATAAGATTTTGGTTCAGTTGGAGCACTATAAAAAGAGAGCACCATATTACAGAGAAACGATAGAACTTTTAGATGTCATTTTTGAAGAAGAAGAGAGATCTTTATTGCAATTTAATATTCGTAGCATAAAAACTATTGCATCACTCTTAAAAATTGATACTGCGATTGAATTGTTCTCTAATATTGAGGGCGAAGTAGAAATTGCGATCGAGCCTGGTTTATGGGGATTAAACACGTGTCTGGCATTTGGGGCGGATTCCTATATAAATGCTCCAGGAGGTGAAATATTTTATCCTAAGAAAAATTTTATTGAAGCAGGAGTTAAACTTGGTTTTATACAGCATCAACTAACTCCTTATAACCAGCATAATTCAGGTTTTATTGGAGGGTTATCAATAATTGATGTACTGATGTTCTGTGGTATTGAGAATTCTGCTAAATTGGTGCGTGATTATAGTGTAAAATGGATAAACTGA
- a CDS encoding NAD-dependent epimerase/dehydratase family protein has translation MKKYKIGISCIGSGVGQSVINSLRLSRLPVETIGFGSNPFAFGEYDCDAYDYTKTIYEEGYIDNIILKCKQHKIDLLIPGLDDEVLIFAQNEERLKDAGINAIYPDEELIAICRDKERMSNELNKIADVFVKSYNRQTLVQDIELGKSKYPFIAKPRGGFASRGIQIINNKEDLAKITDKHILQELAIPVKTDPNYDFYTKQIKNNINPQVSEVSIQIVYSQDGKLMGRMFSYNKLNNGVPIEIVPYDNEYVWNIIDKLTPTFLKMGLRGPLNIQGRITENGLKLFEMNPRFTGITGLRALMGFNEVEACVKEWLDIDKGKNQLRFNYNRFGVRQTADKSIPLERDQKVLNLFQTINQGEIKKRKTLLITGAGGYLGRNLIRKLSGNDKFEIWAFDLDKTKLKEHLGNKADVFLDSYDLDQGRVGLGNVDILIHMGFTRPHGSNQKIANSLEFTGDLFTRSVLNHIPAIINISSQSVYGLQSIPPWNEDTPVAPESTYAQAKYASELMLSNAKRHLNTLCFSSIRLASLSGGADGLVEVDFLSKFVKLALAGEPIKLLGGMQLMERLDVRDAVDAIIKMLNTEPVNWKPVYNLGTNRTYTLKKFAEKSIEISSSKNGGIRSELLIEDKDIQMKFGMDSSSFYEDMNWNPTYSMNDTICSLVSYFQREENMQSTLI, from the coding sequence ATGAAGAAATATAAGATAGGAATATCATGTATTGGTAGTGGTGTAGGTCAATCGGTAATTAATTCATTACGATTATCACGTCTTCCAGTTGAAACAATTGGTTTTGGTTCTAATCCCTTTGCATTTGGTGAATACGATTGTGATGCTTACGATTATACAAAAACTATTTATGAAGAAGGATACATTGATAATATCATTTTGAAATGTAAGCAACACAAAATTGACTTATTAATACCAGGATTGGATGATGAAGTACTTATCTTTGCTCAAAATGAAGAAAGGTTAAAAGATGCAGGAATTAATGCAATATATCCTGATGAAGAACTAATTGCTATCTGCCGCGATAAAGAAAGAATGAGCAACGAGTTAAACAAAATTGCAGACGTTTTTGTAAAAAGCTACAATAGACAAACGCTCGTTCAAGATATCGAATTAGGCAAGAGTAAATATCCATTTATAGCAAAACCAAGGGGAGGTTTTGCATCCAGAGGAATTCAAATTATTAATAATAAAGAAGATTTAGCAAAAATAACAGACAAACACATTCTGCAGGAACTGGCCATTCCCGTAAAAACCGATCCAAATTACGATTTTTACACAAAACAAATAAAAAACAACATTAATCCACAGGTTTCCGAGGTTTCTATACAAATTGTTTACAGTCAGGATGGAAAGTTGATGGGAAGAATGTTTTCTTATAATAAATTGAATAATGGAGTACCAATTGAAATTGTACCATATGATAATGAGTACGTATGGAATATTATTGATAAGCTAACACCAACTTTCTTAAAAATGGGATTGCGTGGTCCTTTAAATATTCAAGGTCGTATTACCGAAAATGGCTTAAAGTTGTTTGAAATGAATCCCCGTTTTACCGGGATTACCGGGCTTCGTGCACTTATGGGATTTAACGAAGTAGAAGCATGCGTGAAAGAATGGTTGGATATTGATAAAGGAAAGAACCAGCTTAGGTTTAATTATAACCGTTTCGGAGTACGACAAACTGCCGATAAATCAATACCATTAGAACGCGACCAGAAAGTTTTAAATCTCTTTCAAACAATTAATCAGGGAGAAATTAAGAAAAGAAAGACATTACTAATAACTGGCGCGGGAGGATACCTGGGAAGGAACTTGATAAGAAAACTCTCGGGAAATGACAAATTTGAAATTTGGGCATTTGATTTGGATAAGACAAAACTGAAAGAACATTTGGGAAATAAAGCAGATGTATTTTTAGATTCATATGATCTTGATCAAGGACGAGTTGGTCTTGGTAATGTTGATATATTAATACATATGGGTTTTACCCGGCCTCATGGATCAAATCAGAAGATCGCTAATAGTCTTGAATTTACAGGCGATTTATTTACCAGGTCGGTGTTAAATCATATCCCAGCTATTATTAATATTTCATCTCAAAGCGTTTACGGATTGCAATCCATACCACCATGGAATGAAGATACCCCTGTTGCTCCTGAAAGTACCTACGCACAGGCAAAATATGCAAGTGAGTTAATGCTTTCTAATGCTAAAAGACATTTAAATACTTTATGTTTTAGTTCAATTCGCCTGGCTTCATTGTCTGGAGGTGCCGATGGATTGGTTGAAGTAGATTTTCTGTCTAAGTTCGTAAAATTAGCATTAGCTGGTGAACCGATTAAATTGTTGGGAGGTATGCAATTGATGGAACGATTAGATGTAAGAGATGCGGTTGATGCTATTATAAAAATGCTGAATACAGAGCCTGTTAATTGGAAGCCAGTTTACAATTTGGGAACGAATAGAACATATACATTAAAAAAATTTGCTGAAAAATCCATTGAAATTTCAAGCAGTAAAAACGGAGGGATACGTTCGGAATTACTTATTGAAGATAAAGATATTCAAATGAAATTTGGAATGGATAGTAGTTCTTTCTATGAGGATATGAATTGGAATCCGACATATAGTATGAATGATACTATTTGCTCTTTAGTCTCCTATTTTCAAAGAGAGGAAAATATGCAATCGACCTTAATTTAA
- a CDS encoding DegT/DnrJ/EryC1/StrS family aminotransferase has protein sequence MNKISITQPILPSLDEFTKLLTDIWDRKWVTNNGEFHKEFETALSEYLGVPYISLFSNGTLALISALQALNITGEVITTPYSFVATTHAIWWNHIKPVFVDIEPEFCTIDPKKIESAITPATTAILPVHIYGNPCREMEIQAIADRYGLKVIYDAAHAFSVRQKGESILNFGDLSVLSFHATKVFNTIEGGAIVCHNEKIKKQIDYLKNFGITGETEVVAPGINAKMNEVQAAYGILQLKSIDEHIKERKKLSEIYRKYLDGVRGIRLMKQPEDLNYNYAYVPIFVDEQEYGISRDALYKKLEDNNIYGRRYFYPLISQFPTYQGLDSAKPSNLPVAMRLSQEVICLPIYPELHASDVRMICSLIKKLA, from the coding sequence ATGAATAAAATCTCCATAACTCAACCGATATTGCCTAGTTTAGATGAGTTTACAAAATTACTAACGGATATTTGGGATCGAAAATGGGTAACCAATAACGGGGAATTTCATAAGGAATTCGAAACAGCCCTGTCAGAGTATCTAGGTGTTCCATATATTTCTCTTTTCTCAAATGGAACGCTAGCTCTAATTTCGGCATTGCAGGCATTGAATATTACGGGCGAGGTAATTACAACTCCCTATAGTTTTGTGGCAACCACACACGCTATATGGTGGAATCATATTAAACCTGTATTTGTTGATATCGAACCAGAGTTTTGTACTATTGATCCTAAGAAAATTGAGTCAGCTATAACTCCGGCAACAACAGCAATTCTTCCGGTGCATATTTATGGTAATCCTTGTAGAGAGATGGAAATTCAGGCAATTGCAGATCGTTACGGATTAAAAGTAATTTATGATGCTGCCCATGCCTTCAGTGTAAGACAAAAAGGAGAAAGTATATTGAACTTTGGAGATCTGTCTGTACTAAGTTTTCATGCAACAAAAGTTTTTAATACTATTGAAGGAGGAGCAATTGTTTGTCATAACGAAAAAATAAAAAAGCAAATTGATTACCTTAAAAATTTTGGAATTACAGGAGAAACAGAAGTGGTTGCCCCAGGTATAAATGCCAAAATGAATGAAGTTCAGGCTGCCTATGGAATTTTACAGCTAAAATCAATCGATGAGCATATAAAAGAGAGAAAAAAACTATCAGAAATATATCGCAAATACCTAGATGGGGTTCGTGGAATTCGTTTAATGAAACAACCCGAGGATTTGAATTACAATTATGCGTATGTACCAATTTTTGTTGATGAACAGGAATATGGAATTTCTAGAGATGCTTTGTACAAGAAATTGGAAGATAACAACATCTACGGAAGGAGATATTTTTATCCGTTAATTTCTCAATTTCCTACATATCAGGGATTGGATTCTGCAAAACCGTCTAACCTGCCAGTTGCAATGAGGTTGTCGCAGGAAGTAATTTGTTTACCCATTTATCCGGAATTGCATGCAAGTGATGTGAGAATGATTTGTAGTTTAATAAAAAAATTAGCATGA